A DNA window from Capnocytophaga sp. ARDL2 contains the following coding sequences:
- the coaE gene encoding dephospho-CoA kinase (Dephospho-CoA kinase (CoaE) performs the final step in coenzyme A biosynthesis.): protein MKKIGITGGIGSGKSTVMDYISSQGYPVYCSDIRAKELMLQPTIIQEIQQIFDENVIENHQLDRKKIASIVFQNPEKLQQLNNIVHPAVERDFMEFCQTHQDKDFVFYESALMIETGNYQQFDKVILVTAPLETRIQRVMQRDSLSKKEIEKRIANQLSDEEKRKFIDFEIVNQEKSETFKQIEEILKILKSM from the coding sequence ATGAAAAAAATAGGAATTACAGGAGGCATCGGAAGTGGAAAATCGACTGTGATGGATTATATTTCATCGCAAGGGTATCCCGTGTATTGTAGTGACATAAGAGCCAAAGAATTGATGCTACAACCAACTATTATTCAAGAAATTCAACAAATATTTGATGAAAATGTAATTGAAAACCATCAATTAGACCGAAAAAAAATTGCTTCGATAGTATTTCAAAATCCAGAAAAATTACAACAACTCAATAACATTGTACATCCAGCGGTTGAACGAGATTTTATGGAATTTTGTCAAACACATCAGGATAAAGACTTTGTGTTTTACGAAAGTGCCTTGATGATTGAAACAGGAAATTATCAACAGTTTGATAAAGTAATTCTGGTTACAGCTCCTTTAGAAACACGCATTCAACGAGTGATGCAACGCGATTCCTTGTCTAAAAAAGAAATTGAAAAACGAATTGCCAATCAACTTTCAGATGAAGAAAAAAGAAAATTTATTGATTTTGAAATTGTTAATCAAGAAAAATCCGAAACTTTCAAACAAATCGAAGAAATTTTAAAAATTTTGAAAAGTATGTAA